In one window of Thalassotalea agarivorans DNA:
- a CDS encoding cupredoxin domain-containing protein: MLIANIVGLATIALIIWWFWLYKPEAKNALKTDVEVIVKDGVYSPALINVPTGKPIQLRFTRLDESPCAEMLLIPELEISEQLLVNKETEIVLPALTIGEYKFHCQMNMYKGLIRAI; encoded by the coding sequence ATGTTGATAGCAAATATAGTTGGTTTGGCGACAATCGCTCTTATTATTTGGTGGTTTTGGCTTTATAAACCTGAGGCCAAAAATGCACTCAAAACTGATGTAGAGGTAATCGTTAAAGATGGCGTTTACTCACCAGCATTGATCAATGTGCCGACTGGTAAACCAATACAACTAAGGTTCACTCGTTTAGATGAATCTCCTTGTGCAGAAATGTTATTGATCCCTGAGCTCGAAATTAGTGAACAATTATTAGTTAATAAGGAAACTGAAATTGTTTTGCCAGCGCTCACAATTGGGGAGTACAAGTTTCACTGTCAAATGAATATGTATAAAGGACTGATAAGAGCAATTTAG